The following proteins come from a genomic window of Methanocella conradii HZ254:
- a CDS encoding Coenzyme F420 hydrogenase/dehydrogenase, beta subunit C-terminal domain — MLNNAIIAPALLPFQELEQAVWKKDLCAGCRGCITVCPANTLAYDQKLERPYQITPCIDCKACLEACPRIPLNMEKLPPDVLGPYIQMKSVRAKAGNSRYQNGGAVTALLKAALQEELVDRAVVMGVDRWDLNAYPCIIEDAEGLERAAGSKYTTNGILEAMRGIIKDESIRSVALVGTPCTVQAIGLLRKSSNEYAERLAHKVRFLIGLFCFESFDSSLIPEVARRLSVPSWRIAKMNAGEGKLTVTLRSGEVRALPLSSLTDFVRPGCFKCNDFTSRLADVSVGSVGSAHGSSALIVRTPEGAGLLEIAEENGLIEATGGVDVAAIEKVGKLKLKKNGL; from the coding sequence ATGCTGAATAATGCCATCATAGCGCCTGCCCTCCTCCCATTCCAGGAGCTCGAGCAAGCCGTATGGAAGAAAGACTTATGCGCTGGGTGCCGGGGCTGCATCACGGTGTGCCCTGCAAACACGCTAGCATATGACCAGAAGCTCGAAAGGCCATATCAGATAACGCCATGCATCGATTGCAAGGCATGCCTGGAGGCTTGCCCGAGGATTCCTTTAAATATGGAAAAGCTGCCGCCAGACGTGCTGGGGCCATACATACAGATGAAAAGCGTGAGAGCTAAGGCTGGCAATAGCAGATACCAGAATGGCGGGGCAGTCACCGCACTGCTAAAGGCTGCACTACAGGAAGAGCTGGTAGACCGCGCCGTGGTCATGGGCGTAGACCGCTGGGATCTTAATGCTTATCCATGTATTATCGAAGATGCCGAAGGGCTGGAAAGGGCCGCCGGAAGCAAGTATACTACAAATGGCATCCTGGAAGCCATGAGAGGCATCATTAAGGATGAAAGCATTAGAAGCGTGGCGCTGGTAGGCACGCCATGCACAGTACAGGCCATCGGCCTCCTGAGAAAGTCATCAAACGAGTACGCGGAAAGGCTCGCCCACAAGGTAAGGTTCCTAATAGGCCTGTTCTGCTTCGAATCGTTCGACAGCTCGCTCATCCCCGAGGTCGCCAGGCGGCTTAGCGTGCCATCCTGGCGCATAGCAAAGATGAACGCGGGCGAGGGCAAGCTGACCGTCACTCTCAGGAGCGGCGAGGTGAGGGCTTTACCGCTGTCAAGCCTGACAGATTTCGTCAGGCCCGGATGCTTTAAGTGCAACGACTTTACCTCCAGGCTTGCAGACGTATCAGTGGGAAGCGTCGGCAGCGCCCACGGCTCAAGCGCGCTCATCGTCCGCACGCCAGAAGGCGCAGGCCTACTCGAGATAGCCGAGGAAAACGGCCTCATCGAGGCGACCGGCGGCGTAGACGTGGCGGCAATAGAGAAGGTCGGAAAGCTAAAGCTAAAAAAGAATGGGCTCTAA
- the cas6 gene encoding CRISPR system precrRNA processing endoribonuclease RAMP protein Cas6 → MLPLSKLSARLTFPGPVTFPYWMGNTFRGGTGVHLRRACCPNLEKDCYTCEISGDCIFFYTHMKKDSKVGYGAPPKPIVLVPPFFGKSFTVEKDAYLDVSILLFGKFIRYLPHAILGLSMLGQNGIGSERRYGVNRFNIAEIRCALSGQRVYDGNTINVEAMKVIDIMDYANGHDMPDDYVSIGFETPMVMKTGAFPPTLDKLIDMVRQRLILYVNEYGDGTKIPEFQCTAHTKSSAMHFHKLKRASQRAGKGEIHAYTGTALYKIASMDEEAKRLLKIGELIGAGPKPSFGLGFYNITE, encoded by the coding sequence ATGCTCCCCCTTTCTAAGCTTTCCGCCCGCCTAACCTTCCCCGGCCCCGTTACCTTCCCCTATTGGATGGGCAACACGTTCAGGGGCGGCACAGGGGTACACCTTAGAAGGGCCTGCTGCCCAAACCTGGAAAAGGATTGCTACACTTGTGAGATCAGTGGGGATTGTATCTTCTTTTATACTCACATGAAAAAAGACTCGAAGGTGGGCTATGGCGCCCCGCCTAAGCCAATCGTATTGGTCCCCCCGTTCTTTGGCAAAAGCTTCACAGTCGAAAAAGACGCCTACCTCGACGTCAGCATCCTTCTTTTCGGCAAGTTCATACGGTACTTGCCGCACGCCATCCTGGGGCTTAGCATGCTCGGCCAGAATGGCATAGGCTCGGAGCGGAGGTATGGGGTCAACCGGTTCAATATAGCTGAGATAAGGTGCGCTTTATCGGGTCAGCGAGTCTATGATGGTAATACGATCAACGTCGAAGCCATGAAAGTCATCGACATAATGGACTACGCAAACGGCCACGACATGCCAGACGACTATGTCTCGATAGGGTTCGAGACGCCCATGGTGATGAAGACGGGGGCGTTCCCCCCTACGCTCGACAAGCTCATCGACATGGTCCGCCAGCGTCTAATCCTCTACGTTAACGAGTATGGCGACGGCACGAAAATCCCGGAATTCCAGTGCACAGCCCACACAAAATCCTCCGCCATGCACTTCCACAAGCTTAAAAGGGCCTCACAGCGGGCTGGAAAAGGCGAGATACACGCATACACGGGCACGGCCTTATACAAAATAGCAAGCATGGACGAAGAGGCAAAAAGGCTCCTAAAAATCGGGGAGCTTATCGGCGCAGGGCCAAAGCCATCGTTTGGGCTGGGATTCTATAATATAACCGAGTAA